The following are encoded together in the Gopherus evgoodei ecotype Sinaloan lineage chromosome 17, rGopEvg1_v1.p, whole genome shotgun sequence genome:
- the EVI2A gene encoding protein EVI2A — translation MNMSVTRHCNSHFAFIVATIFSLCLQIRANHTDHPWATNKSYLSTITQNISENQSTTEASTTLTTQDAHYNDTSVTAFEMQTAAFQSSTFGQEPSTSSPGFNLTSAVQDPLTITKPHITTKTENCEEKNKSLILICFIIIAVLLLACTFLFLSTVVMANKISYLKRAKQGKRMPRSNGDFLVTSSLWPTGSDTWQKKSQELTGTDLMMQDLISETAITAQKKNAVETTEKLTSGRANHQNKEAASKPCDSIITNFIVEI, via the coding sequence ATGAACATGTCAGTGACAAGgcactgtaactcacattttgcTTTCATTGTTGCGACCATCTTTTCATTGTGCTTGCAGATCAGAGCAAACCACACTGACCATCCCTGGGCTACAAATAAGAGCTATTTGAGTACCATTACCCAAAACATAAGTGAAAACCAGAGTACCACTGAAGCCAGTACAACTCTTACAACGCAAGACGCACATTACAATGACACTTCAGTGACTGCTTTTGAAATGCAGACAGCCGCCTTTCAGTCATCAACATTTGGTCAGGAACCTTCAACATCTTCCCCTGGTTTTAATCTTACTTCTGCAGTTCAAGACCCTTTGACCATCACCAAGCCCCACATTACAACCAAGACTGAAAACTGTGAAGAAAAGAATAAATCTCTGATACTCATTTGTTTCATTATAATCGCAGTGCTTCTTCTTGCTTGCACATTTCTATTTCTGTCAACTGTGGTAATGGCAAATAAGATATCGTATCTCAAAAGAGCTAAACAAGGCAAGCGCATGCCCAGGAGTAACGGTGATTTTCTGGTTACCAGCAGTTTATGGCCAACTGGATCAGATACATGGCAGAAGAAGTCTCAAGAGCTAACAGGGACTGACTTGATGATGCAAGACCTGATATCAGAGACAGCTATCACAGctcaaaagaaaaatgcagttgAAACAACTGAGAAACTCACTAGTGGAAGAGCTAATCATCAGAATAAAGAAGCAGCATCAAAACCATGTGACAGCATCATAACCAATTTTATAGTTGAGATTTAA
- the EVI2B gene encoding protein EVI2B: MTPQTTTTEESESTDGSWIAALLIGIILSGMMIVIIIILLWKCSKKPARVDPNWAGRSPFADGDTPDIFVENTKEMELVTKRTSVLSILPWKFNKNTPLDDSKSSESKERPEKPSSCITKEKSNPSTPTLKRDSGPLDANISVSSSNINIGPPPPVSDGPCDVCDPSLNPILPPSESPDLPPPPDEVQENHCSKISKSLEFQSEAQSHFPPPPDLINQDTLKGGSGPLAANISVSSSNINIGPPPPVSDELSYVCDPPLNPILPPPESLDLPPPPDWLNEGQENHCPEISKSLEFQSEAQSHFSPPPDLTQQDVN, from the coding sequence ATGACACCTCAGACCACTACAACAGAAGAAAGTGAATCCACCGATGGGAGCTGGATAGCTGCACTGTTAATCGGCATAATTTTGTCTGGTATGATGATAGTTATTATTATAATTCTTCTGTGGAAATGCTCAAAAAAGCCAGCTCGAGTTGATCCAAACTGGGCAGGTCGCTCTCCATTTGCAGATGGAGACACACCTGATATCTTTGTAGAGAATACTAAAGAAATGGAGCTGGTCACAAAACGTACCTCAGTTCTCTCTATCTTGCCATGgaaatttaataaaaacactCCCCTGGATGATTCTAAAAGCTCTGAATCAAAAGAAAGGCCTGAGAAGCCATCCAGTTGCATCACAAAGGAGAAGAGCAACCCATCTACTCCTACACTAAagagagactctggcccattAGACGCCAACATTTCGGTTTCCTCTTCAAATATTAACATTGGGCCCCCACCTCCTGTTTCAGATGGACCGTGTGATGTATGCGACCCTTCACTCAACCCAATCCTTCCGCCATCTGAGTCACCTGATCTGCCACCTCCACCTGACGAAGTCCAGGAGAATCACTGTTCCAAAATCAGCAAATCCCTTGAATTTCAATCAGAAGCACAGAGccactttccccctcctcctgactTAATCAATCAAGATACACTAAAGGGAGGTTCTGGCCCATTAGCTGCCAACATTTCGGTTTCCTCTTCAAATATTAACATTGGGCCCCCACCTCCTGTTTCAGATGAACTGAGTTATGTATGTGACCCTCCACTCAACCCAATCCTTCCCCCACCTGAGTCACTTGATCTGCCACCTCCACCTGACTGGCTTAATGAAGGCCAGGAGAATCACTGTCCCGAAATCAGCAAATCCCTTGAATTTCAATCAGAAGCACAGAGccacttttctcctcctcccgACTTAACCCAGCAAGATGTAAATTAa
- the OMG gene encoding oligodendrocyte-myelin glycoprotein isoform X1: MEYQIPKTRPCLLVFLIFIPTVLCICPSKCTCSGNNRNVDCSGRNLTTLPQELQDNITYLNLSFNHFVDLDHQLTRFTNLRTLDISNNWLKNIPAYLPKSLWEIYATGNNIKVLQKLDTAYQWNLKVLDVSRNMVERAVLINNTLSSLKFLNLSSNKLWTVPTNMPYNIETVDLSNNFLTQILPGTLVRLLHLTNIYLHNNKFTYIPDKAFDWLFQLQVITLFNNPWSCNDKQNIPYLLKWVKETAAIVIGSPCLNQTMSWTNATPLLSAPTVTDTNLTGIGTKAAETNGSPMATDSIQVTKIREQFRANEVTLSATLSQTVLFTSTDRPLLLYPEVSTNQKISSHEAAATHSIYIKNSTDMNSSMMSSTGSSTTPMTLSITSRMLTNYSKMPPQSTTVTLRKEESTTNIFNTHAPSKASICEMCSFYVVMLNIVVILIG; the protein is encoded by the coding sequence ATGGAATACCAGATACCGAAAACACGTCCTTGTCTACTGGTCTTTCTGATTTTTATTCCCACTGTTCTGTGCATTTGTCCTTCTAAGTGTACGTGCTCAGGAAACAACAGAAACGTGGACTGTTCCGGCAGAAACTTGACTACACTGCCACAGGAACTTCAAGACAACATTACATACTTAAATTTGTCTTTTAATCACTTTGTTGATCTTGATCATCAACTGACCCGGTTCACCAATTTGAGGACCCTCGATATTTCAAATAATTGGCTCAAGAACATTCCTGCTTATCTGCCCAAGTCTCTATGGGAAATATATGCCACGGGTAACAATATTAAAGTTCTTCAGAAACTTGATACAGCTTACCAGTGGAATCTTAAAGTGCTTGACGTTTCCAGGAATATGGTAGAAAGAGCGGTACTTATCAATAATACATTGAGCAGCCTCAAGTTTCTCAATCTCAGTAGCAACAAACTTTGGACAGTTCCAACCAATATGCCCTACAACATAGAGACGGTGGATCTATCAAACAACTTCTTAACACAAATACTTCCAGGGACACTGGTGAGGCTGCTACACCTTACAAATATTTATCTGCACAACAACAAATTCACGTATATTCCTGACAAAGCTTTTGACTGGCTCTTTCAACTACAAGTCATAACACTTTTTAACAACCCATGGTCATGCAACGATAAGCAAAATATCCCTTACTTGCTTAAGTGGGTGAAGGAAACAGCAGCCATTGTGATAGGGTCTCCATGCCTCAATCAAACTATGTCTTGGACTAATGCCACACCACTTTTGTCTGCTCCCACAGTTACAGACACTAACCTCACAGGTATAGGAACAAAGGCAGCAGAAACAAATGGCTCTCCAATGGCAACTGACTCAATCCAAGTGACAAAAATACGTGAACAATTTCGAGCAAATGAAGTTACATTAAGTGCTACCTTAAGCCAAACTGTATTATTTACAAGCACAGATAGACCATTACTCCTCTATCCAGAAGTTTCGACTAATCAAAAAATTAGTTCGCATGAAGCAGCAGCGACACACTCTATCTACATTAAAAATTCAACTGATATGAACTCAAGCATGATGAGTTCAACAGGATCATCCACTACTCCCATGACCTTAAGTATTACCAGCAGAATGCTAACAAACTACTCTAAAATGCCTCCACAAAGCACAACCGTTACCTTAAGGAAAGAGGAGTCCACCACAAATATTTTTAACACTCACGCGCCCTCCAAAGCAAGCATTTGCGAGATGTGTTCATTCTATGTTGTAATGCTTAACATAGTGGTAATTCTGATTGGCTAA